One Diospyros lotus cultivar Yz01 chromosome 1, ASM1463336v1, whole genome shotgun sequence genomic window carries:
- the LOC127796664 gene encoding putative pentatricopeptide repeat-containing protein At3g13770, mitochondrial, which translates to MVAFASLNIHRVASIASKQGPTDPKSWNSIIKRHAKLKDDCAILFTFTQMEEQGFLPDNSTLPLVLKACGRLQAVERGRKIHSEIGGTNLIDDVRIQTALVGFYCKCGLPEDALYVFDGISERDTVCWNAIMSGLVGSSCYEEALLLFMEMQQEYLRPNTVTVVALVSACGELRQLRLGKELHGYCLRNGLLDCNAHVGTALTGFYSRFNVGIARNVFEMMGLRNTVSWNTMISGYLDAGDSLRALDLFMKMMIDGFECDSITMLTVIQACSEVGSLKLGMQIHQLAVKYYFTVDLFILNALLNMYGKIGNLASSLKLFESTPTKDTALWNSIIYVNVEHGFLEKAICLFTRMRLSDIQEDERTIAVFLSSCVYLDSGLRMGKSLHAHSIKIGIENVTSLQRALLSMYAEQDCVLDAFMFFDDIKDSDVISWNTLISTLVRNGLRGQAWELFEQMHQSDINPNSHTVVSILAACDDESFLNAGRSIHGYVVKHGIGINPSLNTALTEMYMNCNNESTARRLFESFHDKDLISWNSLIASYIKNDQAHKALLLFHRMLLEVEPNSVTIINVLSSCTHMANLPEGQCLHAYTIRRASSLGFDLSLGNAFLTMYARCGSIQYAEKIFKILPRKNIVTWNAMIDGYGMHGLGHHAMLTFSQMLEHGFRPNAITFVSALSACSHSGLVEKGLQLFYSMVQDFFLIPELVHYGCVVDLLGRSGRLDEARKFISAMPIAPDASIWRALLSACRVYSETKLAKTTFEKLIELEPTNAGNYILLSNIYAAAGRWSEVRNLRMQLEEKGLKKPPGKSWIVVRSKVHYFTAGDRSHHQSHKIYTELRSLLSSIRKHGYVPDLRWVLHEEEEEVKLRRLFSHSEKLAIAFGLISVRGGTPILIGKNLRVCGDCHEFGKHVSKLVGREIVIRDNSRFHHFVNGFCLCKDYW; encoded by the coding sequence ATGGTGGCCTTCGCATCGCTGAACATCCACAGAGTTGCCTCCATAGCCTCGAAGCAAGGCCCTACGGACCCCAAAAGCTGGAATTCAATCATCAAACGCCACGCTAAATTGAAAGATGACTGCGCAATACTCTTTACCTTCACCCAAATGGAAGAACAGGGCTTCTTGCCGGACAATTCTACCTTGCCCCTCGTCCTCAAGGCCTGTGGAAGGCTACAAGCCGTTGAAAGAGGCAGGAAGATACATAGCGAAATTGGGGGAACGAACTTGATCGACGATGTCAGAATTCAGACGGCACTTGTGGGTTTCTACTGCAAATGTGGGCTACCTGAAGATGCCCTCTACGTGTTTGATGGAATTTCTGAGAGAGATACGGTGTGTTGGAACGCCATCATGTCTGGGCTTGTGGGGTCTTCTTGTTATGAGGAAGCTCTGCTGTTGTTTATGGAAATGCAGCAGGAATATTTGAGGCCAAACACGGTTACAGTGGTTGCGTTAGTTTCTGCATGTGGGGAGCTCCGGCAACTGAGGCTTGGAAAAGAACTACACGGCTATTGTTTGAGGAACGGACTGCTCGATTGTAATGCTCATGTCGGTACTGCCTTGACTGGCTTCTATTCGAGGTTCAATGTGGGGATTGCTCGGAATGTGTTTGAAATGATGGGTTTGAGGAACACAGTCAGTTGGAATACTATGATTTCTGGTTACCTTGATGCAGGGGATTCTTTGAGAGCTTTGGACCTcttcatgaagatgatgattGATGGGTTTGAGTGTGATTCCATTACAATGTTAACTGTCATTCAGGCCTGTTCGGAAGTTGGGTCTCTTAAACTGGGTATGCAGATCCATCAGCTTGCAGTTAAATACTACTTTACTGTAgatttattcatattaaatgCATTGTTGAATATGTACGGTAAGATTGGAAATTTAGCATCTTCACTTAAGCTATTTGAATCCACTCCCACTAAAGATACTGCTTTGTGGAATTCAATAATTTACGTGAATGTTGAGCATGGCTTCCTTGAGAAAGCAATATGTTTATTTACTAGAATGCGATTATCAGACATCCAGGAAGATGAAAGGACTATTGCTGTTTTTCTATCTTCCTGTGTATACTTAGATAGTGGTTTGAGAATGGGAAAAAGCTTACATGCTCATTCAATTAAAATCGGGATAGAGAATGTCACGTCTCTTCAGAGAGCATTATTGAGTATGTATGCAGAACAAGATTGTGTACTAGATGCCTTTatgttttttgatgatattaaAGATTCAGATGTGATCTCATGGAACACTTTGATCTCTACATTAGTCCGGAATGGACTTAGAGGTCAAGCATGGGAACTCTTTGAGCAGATGCATCAGTCAGATATCAACCCCAACTCCCACACAGTAGTTTCCATACTTGCTGCTTGTGATGATGAATCCTTCTTAAATGCTGGCAGGTCCATTCACGGTTATGTGGTAAAACATGGTATTGGAATAAATCCATCACTAAACACTGCACTTACAGAGATGTACATGAATTGCAACAACGAGTCTACAGctaggagattgtttgagaGCTTTCATGACAAAGATTTGATCTCATGGAACTCTTTGATTGCCagttatattaaaaatgatcaaGCACACAAAGCACTTTTGCTTTTCCATCGTATGCTCTTGGAAGTGGAACCCAACTCAGTCACCATCATAAATGTTCTTTCATCATGCACCCATATGGCCAATCTCCCTGAAGGTCAATGCCTGCATGCCTACACTATTCGGAGGGCATCTTCATTGGGTTTCGATTTGTCCTTGGGAAATGCTTTTTTAACCATGTATGCAAGATGTGGCAGTATCCAATATGCAGAAAAGATCTTTAAAATCCTACCAAGGAAAAATATTGTTACATGGAATGCCATGATTGATGGCTATGGCATGCATGGGCTAGGCCATCATGCCATGCTTACATTCTCACAAATGTTGGAACATGGTTTTAGACCAAATGCAATAACTTTTGTGTCTGCTTTATCTGCTTGCAGCCATTCTGGTTTGGTGGAGAAAGGCTTGCAGCTTTTCTACTCCATGGTTCAAGATTTCTTCTTAATCCCTGAGCTTGTTCATTATGGTTGTGTGGTTGATCTTCTTGGTCGTTCAGGACGCCTGGATGAAGCCAGAAAGTTCATTAGTGCGATGCCTATTGCACCAGATGCATCTATTTGGAGGGCTCTGCTCAGTGCTTGTCGAGTTTATTCCGAAACGAAGCTAGCCAAAACAACCTTTGAAAAGCTCATTGAACTAGAGCCAACAAATGCAGGAAATTACATCTTGTTATCTAATATCTATGCTGCAGCAGGTCGTTGGTCAGAGGTCAGAAACCTTAGAATGCAGCTTGAGGAGAAAGGCTTAAAGAAGCCTCCAGGAAAAAGTTGGATTGTAGTTCGAAGCAAAGTACACTACTTCACAGCCGGAGATAGATCGCACCACCAGTCGCACAAAATTTATACGGAATTAAGATCTCTGTTGTCTTCTATTAGAAAACATGGGTATGTTCCAGATCTTCGTTGGGTTTTgcatgaagaagaggaagaggtgaAACTTAGGAGGCTCTTCAGCCACAGTGAAAAGCTCGCTATTGCATTTGGACTGATCAGTGTGCGTGGTGGGACCCCAATCTTGATCGGCAAGAATCTAAGAGTTTGTGGGGATTGCCATGAATTTGGTAAACATGTGTCCAAACTTGTTGGAAGAGAAATAGTGATCAGGGACAATAGCCGTTTCCATCATTTTGTTAATGGATTCTGCTTATGCAAGGATTATTGGTGA